A genomic window from Candidatus Kouleothrix ribensis includes:
- the glpB gene encoding glycerol-3-phosphate dehydrogenase subunit GlpB codes for MRDTIVIGAGLSGLMGALALADAGRRPLVLAKGQGAMQWAAGTIDVWGAANGSLRAALGELITTDPGHPYARAGAAGVEAAIDRFRALMESARYPYVGSLERNVLLPTALGALRPAAFFPATMAAGDMRLGGAAHAGPPLLLAGFHELRDFFPPMAAENLTGQGIPARGVYLTLPPIARRLDFNTRVFAQLFDDPAFREDVGRQLRAARGDATRIGLPAVLGLRDPLGAVAHLQALSGAQIFEIPTLPPSVPGMRLFTIFREAIVKAGGRLQIGAEVLRGEGADGALTAVYSAAAAREQTHRANLFLLATGGVAGGGVRTDHTGSTWETALGLPLQAPGGRGEWFAPRFLNEAGHPIYRAGIATNPQLQPLDAAGAVVYRNVAVSGAALAGSDPIRERCYSGMALATGWRAGQILSSEL; via the coding sequence ATGCGCGACACAATCGTGATTGGGGCCGGCCTTTCCGGCCTGATGGGCGCGCTGGCGCTGGCCGACGCCGGGCGCCGACCGCTGGTGCTGGCCAAGGGCCAGGGCGCGATGCAGTGGGCCGCCGGGACGATCGACGTGTGGGGCGCCGCCAATGGTAGCCTGCGCGCGGCGCTTGGCGAGCTGATAACAACAGACCCTGGACACCCCTACGCGCGGGCGGGGGCCGCAGGCGTCGAGGCGGCGATCGACCGCTTCCGCGCGCTGATGGAATCCGCACGCTACCCCTATGTCGGCAGCCTCGAGCGCAATGTGCTGCTGCCAACCGCACTTGGCGCGCTACGGCCGGCGGCATTCTTTCCAGCCACTATGGCTGCCGGCGACATGCGGCTGGGTGGTGCCGCCCATGCCGGGCCGCCACTACTGCTGGCCGGCTTCCACGAACTGCGCGACTTCTTCCCGCCCATGGCCGCCGAAAACCTGACCGGGCAAGGCATACCGGCACGCGGCGTATACCTGACACTACCGCCGATCGCGCGCCGGCTCGACTTCAACACCCGCGTGTTTGCCCAGCTGTTCGACGACCCGGCCTTCCGCGAGGATGTTGGGCGGCAGCTACGTGCGGCCCGCGGCGACGCGACCAGGATCGGGCTGCCGGCGGTGCTGGGCCTGCGCGACCCGCTTGGCGCGGTGGCGCACCTGCAGGCGCTCAGCGGCGCGCAGATCTTCGAGATCCCGACGCTGCCGCCCTCGGTGCCAGGCATGCGCCTGTTCACAATCTTCCGCGAGGCAATCGTCAAGGCCGGCGGGCGGCTGCAGATCGGCGCCGAGGTGCTGCGTGGCGAAGGCGCCGATGGCGCGCTCACGGCGGTGTACTCGGCTGCCGCCGCGCGCGAGCAAACCCACCGCGCCAACCTGTTCCTGCTGGCCACCGGCGGGGTTGCCGGCGGCGGCGTGCGCACCGACCACACCGGCAGCACGTGGGAGACTGCGCTCGGGCTGCCGCTACAGGCGCCAGGCGGGCGCGGCGAGTGGTTCGCCCCGCGCTTCCTGAACGAGGCCGGCCACCCGATCTACCGCGCCGGGATCGCGACCAACCCACAGCTTCAGCCGCTCGACGCTGCCGGAGCAGTTGTGTACCGAAACGTGGCCGTGAGCGGCGCTGCGCTGGCCGGCAGCGACCCGATCCGCGAGCGCTGCTATAGTGGGATGGCGCTGGCCACCGGCTGGCGCGCCGGGCAAATTCTCAGCTCTGAGCTTTGA
- a CDS encoding anaerobic glycerol-3-phosphate dehydrogenase subunit C, producing MTHDHIELSLEQSLDHCIKCNICTAACPVSAVTDLFPGPKYVGPQGQRFRMPGQPSPDESVDYCSGCRVCNEVCPTGVRVMELNTRAKAAIVEQNGLPLRAWLLGYQYWFGKLACGPLAPLANFGASNPLLRTVVERTVKIGRKAPLPKFSTYSFRSWFKQRTKSQASKTAAVPDGSQSTAPGSRKQVVYFHGCSTNYYEPHVGQAAVEVLERNGFEVIVAKQGCCGLPLLSNGAFKQARSHHEYNVEQLLPYAQRGIPIIGTSTSCTLTIKEEASELLGMHETAVRMVAENTYDIFEFLRLLHDRGELNTDFKPVQRSMPYHAPCQLRAHNLGRPALDILELVPGLQLSESTAACCGLAGTYGYKAEKYQIAMDVGAGLFDFVRASGSDTAVCDSEICRWQIAHGSGLEVKHPIEILREAYG from the coding sequence ATGACACACGATCATATTGAGCTCTCGCTCGAGCAATCGCTCGATCACTGTATCAAGTGCAATATCTGCACGGCCGCCTGCCCGGTAAGCGCGGTGACCGACCTGTTCCCCGGCCCGAAGTATGTCGGCCCGCAGGGCCAGCGCTTCCGCATGCCCGGCCAGCCCTCGCCCGACGAATCGGTCGACTACTGCTCGGGCTGCCGGGTGTGTAACGAGGTCTGCCCGACTGGCGTGCGGGTCATGGAGCTGAACACGCGCGCCAAGGCCGCGATCGTCGAGCAGAACGGCCTGCCGCTGCGCGCCTGGCTGCTCGGCTACCAGTACTGGTTCGGCAAGCTGGCCTGCGGCCCGCTGGCGCCGCTGGCGAACTTCGGCGCGAGCAACCCGCTGCTGCGCACTGTGGTCGAGCGCACCGTCAAGATCGGGCGCAAGGCACCACTGCCGAAGTTCAGCACGTATAGCTTCAGGTCGTGGTTCAAGCAAAGAACCAAGAGCCAGGCATCAAAAACCGCAGCTGTGCCGGATGGTTCGCAGTCTACGGCGCCTGGTTCTCGGAAGCAGGTCGTCTACTTCCACGGCTGCTCGACCAACTACTACGAGCCGCATGTCGGCCAGGCGGCGGTCGAGGTGCTCGAGCGCAACGGCTTCGAGGTAATCGTAGCCAAGCAAGGCTGCTGCGGCCTGCCGCTGCTCTCGAACGGCGCGTTCAAGCAAGCGCGCAGCCACCACGAATACAACGTCGAGCAGCTGCTGCCCTACGCGCAACGCGGCATCCCGATCATCGGCACCAGCACCAGCTGCACGCTGACGATCAAGGAAGAGGCATCCGAGCTGCTGGGCATGCACGAGACGGCAGTGCGCATGGTGGCTGAAAACACCTACGACATCTTCGAGTTCCTGCGCCTGCTGCACGATCGGGGCGAGCTAAACACCGACTTCAAGCCAGTGCAGCGCAGCATGCCCTACCACGCGCCCTGCCAGCTGCGCGCGCACAACCTTGGCCGCCCGGCGCTCGACATCCTCGAGCTGGTGCCGGGGCTGCAGCTGAGCGAGAGCACGGCAGCCTGCTGCGGCCTGGCCGGCACCTATGGCTACAAGGCCGAAAAATATCAGATCGCCATGGATGTGGGCGCCGGGCTGTTCGACTTCGTGCGCGCGAGCGGTAGCGATACGGCTGTGTGCGACTCGGAGATCTGTCGCTGGCAGATCGCCCACGGTAGCGGGCTGGAGGTGAAGCATCCGATCGAGATTCTGCGCGAGGCGTATGGTTAG
- the glpA gene encoding anaerobic glycerol-3-phosphate dehydrogenase subunit A, whose product MRTIDTDVLVIGGGATGVGVLRDLALRGIRAALVEKGDLTHGTTGRYHGLLHSGGRYVVKDKQSASECAVENEILRRIMPHCLEDTGGFFVVTPADDEAYVPLFLKGCQETGVSVHEIAVREALRREPLLNPRISRAFEVRDGSADSFLATHSNAEDAVRHGAQVLTYHVVTGLERTGDRVTGAVCEDMRSGETVHIHTSYIVNAAGAWAGKIAELAGVKVTVVPGKGTMVAMNHRVLNTVVNRCKPPADGDIIVPIHTVAVIGTTDVHVPDPDVFGIEAWEVERMLSEGEQLVPGISKARVLRAWAGVRPLYKDQDVADDRDIPRTYKLLDHEARDGVKGMISMVGGKWTTYRMMAQEATDAVAAKLGIQAECRTHLEPLPIPAGAERKAGLYWLGKPLAAIEADSSYGHLICECELVTRERVVDAITSGKAANIDDIRRDTRLGMGPCQGGFCTYRAAALWHELKPATPPANDPPHGHAGNSVALLRHFLQERWKGLTVIAWGDQLRQARLDEIIYLDTLGLDLLPAPAPAEQNGAEMVTAHPAIATEYHAA is encoded by the coding sequence ATGCGAACGATCGATACCGATGTGCTGGTGATTGGCGGCGGGGCGACCGGCGTCGGCGTGCTGCGCGACCTCGCGCTGCGCGGCATTCGCGCCGCGCTGGTTGAGAAGGGCGACCTGACCCACGGCACCACCGGCCGCTACCACGGCCTGCTACACAGCGGCGGCCGCTACGTCGTGAAAGACAAGCAATCGGCCAGCGAGTGCGCGGTCGAGAACGAGATCCTGCGCCGAATCATGCCGCACTGCCTGGAAGATACCGGCGGCTTCTTTGTCGTAACACCCGCCGACGACGAAGCCTACGTGCCACTGTTCCTGAAGGGCTGCCAGGAGACGGGCGTGTCGGTGCATGAGATCGCGGTACGCGAGGCACTGCGGCGCGAGCCACTGCTCAACCCGCGTATTAGCCGGGCATTCGAGGTGCGCGACGGCTCGGCCGACTCGTTCCTGGCGACCCACTCGAACGCCGAGGATGCCGTGCGCCACGGCGCGCAGGTGCTGACCTACCACGTCGTCACCGGGCTCGAGCGCACGGGCGACCGCGTGACCGGCGCGGTGTGCGAGGATATGCGCTCTGGCGAAACCGTCCATATTCACACCAGCTATATTGTGAACGCCGCCGGTGCATGGGCCGGCAAGATCGCCGAGCTGGCCGGCGTAAAGGTAACCGTAGTGCCCGGCAAAGGCACCATGGTGGCCATGAACCACCGCGTGCTTAACACCGTGGTCAACCGTTGCAAGCCGCCCGCCGATGGCGATATCATCGTGCCGATCCACACCGTGGCAGTGATTGGCACCACCGATGTACACGTGCCCGACCCCGACGTGTTCGGCATTGAGGCATGGGAAGTCGAGCGCATGCTCAGCGAGGGCGAGCAGCTCGTGCCCGGTATTAGCAAGGCGCGCGTGCTGCGGGCCTGGGCGGGGGTGCGCCCGCTGTATAAAGACCAGGACGTGGCCGACGATCGCGACATCCCGCGCACCTACAAGCTGCTCGACCACGAGGCCCGTGATGGCGTCAAAGGCATGATCAGCATGGTCGGCGGCAAGTGGACCACCTACCGCATGATGGCGCAGGAGGCCACCGACGCAGTGGCGGCCAAGCTTGGCATTCAGGCCGAGTGCCGCACGCACCTCGAGCCGCTACCCATCCCGGCCGGCGCCGAGCGCAAAGCCGGCCTGTACTGGCTCGGCAAGCCGCTGGCCGCGATCGAGGCCGACAGCAGCTATGGCCACCTGATCTGCGAGTGCGAGCTCGTAACGCGCGAACGCGTAGTCGACGCAATTACCAGTGGCAAGGCCGCCAACATCGACGACATCCGCCGCGATACACGCCTGGGCATGGGTCCATGCCAGGGCGGCTTCTGCACCTACCGCGCTGCGGCGCTATGGCACGAGCTTAAGCCAGCCACACCGCCGGCGAACGACCCGCCGCACGGGCATGCTGGCAACAGCGTAGCCCTGCTACGCCACTTCCTGCAAGAGCGCTGGAAGGGCCTGACGGTGATCGCCTGGGGCGACCAGCTGCGCCAGGCCCGGCTCGACGAGATCATCTACCTCGACACGCTGGGCCTCGACCTGCTGCCCGCGCCGGCGCCGGCCGAGCAGAACGGCGCCGAGATGGTGACCGCGCACCCGGCGATTGCGACGGAGTATCACGCTGCGTGA